Genomic window (Mycolicibacterium smegmatis):
GAACTGCGCGACCTCGCGGTGCAGATGCAGTCGGCGGATCAGCACCTTCGCGACCTGGCGCACAGCATCACGCAGCACCCGCGCCGTCGCGATCAGCGCGCCCGCGACGGCGGCCGCGAGAACCGCGGTGCGCAGGTATCCCGGTGTCGCAGGGCCTTCCATGCCCATGAGCGCCGAGACCTGACGCTGCCAGGCCGCGGCGGGGATCAGCATCAGCACACACGACGCGATGGAACCACCGACGATCAACGTCTTGGCCCACAGCAGCACCCAGTTGGGCGGGGGCCACCACGTGCGGTTGCGAAGCGCGAAGCGGTACATCGCCTTCCCGAGCACCACGCCAAGGCCGTAGCCGATCGCGGCGTTGACACCGCCGATCAGACCGGCGAACAACCAGTCACGCGGCAGCAGCGACGGCGTCAGCGAAAGGCAGAAAAACAGCGCGCCGACGGCGACGCCCGCGAAGTCCAGCCGCAGCAGGCTCCAGGCCCAGCGCAGCAGAGGATGACGAAGGGTGTGTGAGTTCTCCTCGATCACCCGAACAGCCTGGGCAGCACGCCCTCCGACGTGCTCCGCAGCTCGGACAGCGCAACGCTGAACTGGTCCTGGACCTCGACCGAATCGCTTCCCTGATCGACGACGCCGACGCGGGTGACGGGAAGTCCCCTGGCCTCGCACATCGACCGGAAACGGCTCTCCTCGGTGCGCGGCACCGCCACCAGCACGCGACCCGACGACTCGGAGAACAGGAAGACGAAGGGGTCGGCCCCTTCGGGAATGATGATCCGGCACCCGGTTTCACCCGCGAGCGCGGATTCCACGACAGCCTGGATCAGCCCGCCCTCGGACAGGTCGTGCGCCGCGGAGATCAGGCCGTCGCGCGAGGCCGCGGTGAGCACCTCGGCCAGCAGCTTCTCGCGGTCCAGGTCCACCTTGGGCGGTACGCCACCGAGGTGGTCGGCGGTGACCTGCGCCCAGATGGACCCGTCGAACTCGTCGTGGGTGTCGCCGAGCAGCAGCAGCGTCTCGCCGGGTTCGGTGCCCAGCCCCGTGGGGATCCGGCGCTTCACGTCGTCGATCACACCGAGCACGCCGACCACGGGGGTCGGCAGGATCGGGGTGCTGCCGGTCTGGTTGTAGAAGCTGACGTTGCCGCCGGTGACCGGGATGCCAAGCGCGGCACAGCCGTCGGCCAGCCCGCGCACGGCCTGGCTGAACTGCCACATCACACCGGGATCCTCGGGCGAGCCGAAGTTGAGGCAGTTGGTCACCGCGACCGGGGTGGCGCCGGTGACCGCGACGTTGCGGTAGGCCTCGGCCAGCGCAAGCTGGGCGCCGGTGTACGGGTCGAGCTGCGTGTAGCGACCCGACGCGTCGGTGGACACCGCGATACCGCGGCCCGTGTTCTCGTCGATGCGCAGCACACCGCCGTCGGCGTGTTCGGCCAGCACGGTGTTGCCGCGCACGTAGCGGTCGTACTGCTCGGTGATGAACGCGCGGCTGCACAGGTGCGGGCTGCCCAGCAGCGTGAGCAGCGTCTCCTTGAGTTCGTCGCCGGTGGAGGGGCGCGGCAGCTTCGCCGAGGTGTCGGCGATCAGCGCGTCCTGGCTCTCGGGCCGCTCGACCGGCCGCTCGTACACCGGGCCCTCGTGCGCCACGGTGCGCGGCGGCACGTCGACGACGGTCTCGCCGTGCCACGTGATCTGCAAGTGGTCGCCGTCGGTGACCTCGCCGATGACGGTGGCCAGCACCTCCCACTTGCGGCACACCGCGAGGAACGCGTCGACGTTCTCCGGCGTCACCACCGCGCACATACGTTCCTGGGACTCGCTCGACAGCACCTCGGCCGGGGTCATGTTGGCCGCGCGCAGCGGCACCTTGTCCAGCTCGATGTGCATGCCGCCGTCACCGGCGGATGCGAGTTCCGAGGTGGCACAGGACAATCCGGCGCCGCCGAGGTCCTGGATGCCCACCACCAGGCCGGCCGAGTACAGCTCGAGGCAGCACTCGATGAGCACCTTCTCCATGAAGGGGTCGCCGACCTGCACCGAGGGCAGCTTCTTGCGGCCGGGGCCGGAACCCTCGTCGCCGCCGAAGGTCTCCGACGCCAGCACCGACACACCGCCGATGCCGTCGAGACCCGTGCGCGCACCGAACAGGATGATCTTGTTACCGGTTCCGGACGCGAACGCCAGATGCAGGTCCTCCTTGCGCAGCGCGCCCACGCACAGCGCGTTGACCAGGGGGTTGCCCGCGTACGACGCGTCGAACACGGTCTCGCCACCGATGTTCGGCAGGCCCAGGGAGTTGCCGTAGCCGCCGACACCGCGCACCACGCCGTCGAGCACACGCCGGGTGTCGGGGGCGTCGGCCGGACCGAACCGCAGCTGGTCCATCACCGCGACCGGTCGGGCGCCCATCGCCATGATGTCGCGGACGATGCCGCCGACGCCGGTGGCCGCACCCTGGTAGGGCTCGACGTAGGACGGGTGGTTGTGCGATTCGACCTTGAAGGTGACGGCCCAGCCGTCGCCGATGTCGACGACGCCTGCGTTCTCGCCGATACCGGCGAGCATGCCCGCGCGCATCTTCTCGGTGGTGGTCTCCCCGAAGTAGCGCAGGTGCACCTTGGAGGACTTGTAGGAGCAGTGCTCACTCCACATCACCGAGTACATCGCGAGTTCCGCATCGGTGGGGCGCCTGCCCAGGATGTCGCGAATCCGCTGGTACTCGTCGTCCTTGAGACCGAGTTCGCGGTAGGGCTGGGGCTGATCGGGGGTGGCGGCTGCCCGCTCAACGGTATCTGTCTGGTGAGTGAGCTCCGACGTCACGAGGACAGTTTAGTTTGTTGCCTCTGGTAGGCGCGGGCAGCCGCAGGTGCGCCGACGCCGTGCAGCACGACGCTGCCCAGAACCGACACCACCAGAACCATCGCGACCGTGCTCTCCGCCACACCGTCGAGCGCGTTGAACGCCAGCAGACCGAACACGATCGACGTGGTGCCGCGGGGCCCGAGCCAGCCCAGCAGCAGGCGTTCGGGCCAGCTCACGGGCGAGAAGAGAAGCGCCAGCAGCACCGGGACGATGCGCACGACGGTCAGCGCGAGCAGGCAGAACGCCACCAGCCCGAGCGGCACGCCGGAGCCGAGTGCGAGCACCGCGGTCAACCCGAACACGAACCACATGAGCGCCGTCATGAGGAAGCCCACATCGTCGACGAGCTCGAGTTCGGTGTGGAACTGCTCCGAACGGCGGAAGTAGTTGAACGCGATGCCGCACACGAACGCCGCGACGAAGCCGTTTCCGCCGATCGCGAGGCTCGCGCCGAACGACAGCAGCGGCGCGGCCACCAGGATCATGCGCTTGGCCTGCGCGGTCATGAAGTCGCGTCGCTCGGCGGCGTTGGCGGCCAGCGCCAGACCCGCGCCGACCACGACGCCCGCGATCAGGGCCTTGACGGCCTCGGGCACCGCGGCGCCGAGCGCCTCCATGGGCGTCGACGCGTGCTCGCTGTCAGCAGCCAGCACCAGCGCGAAGATGAACACCGGCGACACGATGCCGTCGTTGTAGCCGGCCTCCACGTTGAGCAGTCCGCGCACGCGTTCGGGGATCCGCGTGTCGCGCAGCAGCGCCGAGTTGGGTGCGAAGTCGATCGGCACCACGATGCACGCGACGGCCAGCAGCACCGCCCACGGCAGCCCGGGCAGCAACCAAAGCCCCAGCAGCACCGACAGCGCCAGCCCCACCGGCATCGCGATGAACAGCATCCGCAACGCCGCCTTGGGTTGGGCGCCGAGGAAGCCGCCTCGGACGTCGGTCGCGTCGACGAACAGCAGCACCGCCAGGATGAGTTCGGCGATATGTTCGGCGCTGTCGGTGTTCAGCGTGACGCCGAGGTGGTCCTTCATCGTGAAACTGATGGCCATGCCGGTGAGCACCAGCACCATCGGCGCCGTGAGCCGCAGGCGCTGCATCTCGCGCGACAGCAGGGACCACACGGCGAGCACCACGGAGATCGCGATCAGCGACAGCAACACGAGGAAATCATTGCAGCCGTCGCACAGGTTTCCCCGGTGGCGACGCGGGTACCACCGCCAGATGAGTCAGACAGTCGCCGAATATGTTCTCCAACGTCTCCGCGAGTGGAATGTGGAGCAGGTGTTCGGCTATCCGGGTGACGGCATCAACGGGCTGATCGCAGCGTTCGGCAAGGACGAGTCAGCGGGTCCGCGCTTCGTGCAGACCCGGCACGAGGAGATGGCCGCGCTCGCCGCGACGGGCTACGCCAAGTTCTCCGGCAACGTCGGCGTGTGCATCGCGACGTCGGGTCCGGGTGCCATCCATCTGCTCAACGGCCTCTACGACGCCAAGCTCGACCACACCCCGGTCGTGGCGATCGTCGGCCAGACGGCCCGCAGCGCGATGGGCGGCAGCTATCAGCAGGAAGTGGATCTGCAGGCGCTGTTCTCGGATGTCGCCAGCGACTACCTGGTGGAGGTCAACGTCGCGGGTCAGCTGCCCAACGCGCTCGACCGCGCGTTCCGGACCGCGCGCGCACGCCGCGCGCCCACCGCGGTGGTGATCCCCTCGGATCTGCAGGAGCAGCCGTACGAGCCGCCCGGACACGCGTTCAAGCAGGTGCCGTCGAGCGCGCCGCACGACGCCGAACCGGTGCTCTCACCGGATCCCGCGGCGCTGCAGGACGCCGCCGACGTGCTCAACGCGGGCTCGAAGGTCGCGATCCTCATCGGGCAGGGCGCCCGCGGAGCCGCCGACGAGGTCACGCAGGTGACCGATCTGCTCGGCGCGGGTGTCGCCAAGGCGCTGCTGGGCAAGGACGTGCTGCCCGACGACCTGCCGTACGTCACGGGTTCGATCGGTCTGTTGGGCACACGGCCGAGCTATGAGCTGATGCGCGACTGCGACACGCTGCTGATCGTCGGCACCAACTTCCCCTACAGCCAGTTCCTGCCGGACTACGGGCAGGCCCGCGCGGTGCAGATCGACATCGACGGCGCCAACATCGGGATGCGCTACCCCACCGAGGTCAACATCGTCGCGGACGC
Coding sequences:
- the purL gene encoding phosphoribosylformylglycinamidine synthase subunit PurL; this translates as MTSELTHQTDTVERAAATPDQPQPYRELGLKDDEYQRIRDILGRRPTDAELAMYSVMWSEHCSYKSSKVHLRYFGETTTEKMRAGMLAGIGENAGVVDIGDGWAVTFKVESHNHPSYVEPYQGAATGVGGIVRDIMAMGARPVAVMDQLRFGPADAPDTRRVLDGVVRGVGGYGNSLGLPNIGGETVFDASYAGNPLVNALCVGALRKEDLHLAFASGTGNKIILFGARTGLDGIGGVSVLASETFGGDEGSGPGRKKLPSVQVGDPFMEKVLIECCLELYSAGLVVGIQDLGGAGLSCATSELASAGDGGMHIELDKVPLRAANMTPAEVLSSESQERMCAVVTPENVDAFLAVCRKWEVLATVIGEVTDGDHLQITWHGETVVDVPPRTVAHEGPVYERPVERPESQDALIADTSAKLPRPSTGDELKETLLTLLGSPHLCSRAFITEQYDRYVRGNTVLAEHADGGVLRIDENTGRGIAVSTDASGRYTQLDPYTGAQLALAEAYRNVAVTGATPVAVTNCLNFGSPEDPGVMWQFSQAVRGLADGCAALGIPVTGGNVSFYNQTGSTPILPTPVVGVLGVIDDVKRRIPTGLGTEPGETLLLLGDTHDEFDGSIWAQVTADHLGGVPPKVDLDREKLLAEVLTAASRDGLISAAHDLSEGGLIQAVVESALAGETGCRIIIPEGADPFVFLFSESSGRVLVAVPRTEESRFRSMCEARGLPVTRVGVVDQGSDSVEVQDQFSVALSELRSTSEGVLPRLFG
- a CDS encoding cation:proton antiporter domain-containing protein, which gives rise to MLLSLIAISVVLAVWSLLSREMQRLRLTAPMVLVLTGMAISFTMKDHLGVTLNTDSAEHIAELILAVLLFVDATDVRGGFLGAQPKAALRMLFIAMPVGLALSVLLGLWLLPGLPWAVLLAVACIVVPIDFAPNSALLRDTRIPERVRGLLNVEAGYNDGIVSPVFIFALVLAADSEHASTPMEALGAAVPEAVKALIAGVVVGAGLALAANAAERRDFMTAQAKRMILVAAPLLSFGASLAIGGNGFVAAFVCGIAFNYFRRSEQFHTELELVDDVGFLMTALMWFVFGLTAVLALGSGVPLGLVAFCLLALTVVRIVPVLLALLFSPVSWPERLLLGWLGPRGTTSIVFGLLAFNALDGVAESTVAMVLVVSVLGSVVLHGVGAPAAARAYQRQQTKLSS
- a CDS encoding thiamine pyrophosphate-requiring protein, which translates into the protein MSQTVAEYVLQRLREWNVEQVFGYPGDGINGLIAAFGKDESAGPRFVQTRHEEMAALAATGYAKFSGNVGVCIATSGPGAIHLLNGLYDAKLDHTPVVAIVGQTARSAMGGSYQQEVDLQALFSDVASDYLVEVNVAGQLPNALDRAFRTARARRAPTAVVIPSDLQEQPYEPPGHAFKQVPSSAPHDAEPVLSPDPAALQDAADVLNAGSKVAILIGQGARGAADEVTQVTDLLGAGVAKALLGKDVLPDDLPYVTGSIGLLGTRPSYELMRDCDTLLIVGTNFPYSQFLPDYGQARAVQIDIDGANIGMRYPTEVNIVADAKTALAQLVPLLERKDDRSWQQSLEKGVAQWWETVERQSMLKADPVNPMRVVWELSSRLPEYAMVAGDSGSSTNWYARCLKFTSTTRGSLSGTLATMGSAVPYAIGAKFAQPDRPVIALVGDGAMQMNGLAELLTIRRYAHLWADPRMVICVFHNNDLAHVTWELRAMGGAPKFEGSQSLPEVSYADVARVMGLRCITVDDPEQIGAAWDDALSADEPVLLDVHTDPEVPPIPPHVTYEQMKATAQAFVKDPNGWHLFAEIAKNKAAELLPNRR